In a genomic window of Gossypium arboreum isolate Shixiya-1 chromosome 9, ASM2569848v2, whole genome shotgun sequence:
- the LOC108453519 gene encoding DEAD-box ATP-dependent RNA helicase 14-like isoform X1 codes for MVKVQMQEIFIVAFLAMAATATASFAGPTFAPPDPTLPKPWKGLVDGKTGYLYFWNPITNVTQYERPTIVDSVPKSSPVRSSIQIQQYSEVRYGYNPDKENDRYGRGNNDASKPEPVSRFNQNASGGPILSHNTPNGTHGSVVGGSSAGRHGLVAEGSNLSGDAYRHQHEITVTGDEVPSPFSSFEATGFSSEILREVHSAGFSAPTPIQAQSWPIALQGRDIVAIAKTGSGKTLGYLIPGFMHLKQCRKDPRMGPTVLVLSPTRELATQILDEALKFGKSSRISCTCLYGGAPKGPQLREIERGVDIVVATPGRLNDILEMSRISLRQVSYLVLDEADRMLDMGFEPQIRKIVKEVPSCRQTLMYTATWPKEVRKIAADLLGNPVQVNIGNINELVANKSITQYVEVLSPMEKHRRLEQILRSQESGSKIIVFCSTKKMCDQLARNLSRQFGAAAIHGDKSQADRDYVLNQFRTGRSPVLVATDVAARGLDIKDIRVVINYDFPTGVEDYVHRIGRTGRAGATGLAYTFFVDQDSKHASDLIKVLEGANQLVPTELRDMASCGGLMGRPRRWAPSSGGFGRGRGGRTDLGYGGWDSGRGGRGISTSSTWLEKTGGGRGNDHESRDRYNRGFHGSNDRRRSRSRSPAGWGDCHKNTGHDRSRSCSADRYDKGPRLHEEMIKRDRSPPLQQRMPPNSNGFRGS; via the exons ATGGTTAAAGTACAAATGCAAGAG ATTTTTATTGTTGCTTTTCTTGCAATGGCTGCTACTGCAACTGCTTCTTTTGCGGGCCCAACATTTGCTCCGCCAGATCCCACTCTTCCCAAACCATGGAAAGGCCTAGTTGATGGTAAAACTGGTTATCTCTACTTTTGGAATCCAATAACCAATGTCACCCAATATGAGAGGCCCACAATTGTAGATTCTGTCCCGAAGTCTTCCCCAGTGCGTTCTTCAATTCAGATTCAGCAATATTCTGAAGTGCGGTATGGGTATAATCCTGACAAGGAAAATGATCGTTATGGAAGAGGCAACAATGATGCATCAAAACCTGAGCCAGTATCAAGGTTTAACCAG AATGCAAGTGGTGGACCTATTCTTTCCCATAATACACCTAATGGGACTCACGGCTCTGTGGTTGGAGGATCTTCTGCTGGGAGACATGGATTAGTGGCTGAGGGAAGTAATTTGTCTGGTGATGCTTATCGCCATCAGCATGAGATAACTGTAACT GGAGATGAAGTGCCTTCACCCTTTTCATCATTTGAAGCTACTGGCTTTTCTTCTGAGATACTTAGAGAG GTACACAGTGCTGGGTTTTCTGCTCCGACCCCAATCCAGGCTCAGTCGTGGCCAATTGCATTGCAAGGTAGAGACATTGTGGCCATTGCTAAAACGGGTTCTGGGAAAACTTTGGGTTACCTAATTCCTGGATTTATGCATCTCAAGCAATGCCGTAAAGATCCTCGAATGGGTCCAACTGTGTTAGTATTGTCACCAACGAGGGAGTTGGCTACTCAGATACTAGATGAAGCTCTCAAGTTTGGGAAATCCTCAAGAATTAGTTGCACG TGTTTGTATGGAGGAGCACCAAAGGGTCCTCAGTTGAGAGAGATTGAGAGAGGAGTAGATATTGTGGTTGCTACTCCTGGCCGGTTAAATGATATTCTAGAGATGAGCAGAATCAGCCTTCGTCAAGTTTCTTACCTTGTGTTAGATGAGGCTGATCGCATGTTGGACATGGGTTTTGAACCTCAAATAAGGAAGATTGTGAAAGAAGTGCCTAGTTGCAGGCAGACTCTCATGTACACGGCAACATGGCCGAAGGAAGTCCGGAAAATTGCTGCAGATCTACTCGGAAATCCTGTTCAGGTCAACATTGGCAATATCAATGAGCTTGTGGCAAACAAGTCTATTACACAG TATGTTGAAGTATTATCACCAATGGAAAAACACAGAAGATTGGAACAGATACTGCGCTCCCAAGAATCCGGATCCAAAATCATAGTTTTTTGTTCAACCAAGAAGATGTGTGATCAACTCGCCCGCAACCTCAGTCGACAGTTTGGAGCTGCTGCTATTCATGGAGACAAATCTCAGGCTGACAGGGACTACGTACTGAATCAGTTTCGAACTGGGAGGTCACCAGTGCTTGTTGCTACTGATGTTGCTGCTCGGGGTTTGGACATTAAAGATATCAG GGTAGTAATAAACTATGACTTCCCCACTGGAGTTGAAGATTATGTTCATAGGATTGGAAGGACTGGAAGGGCAGGTGCAACTGGATTGGCTTATACATTCTTCGTCGATCAGGATTCGAAGCATGCTTCAGATCTCATCAAAGTTCTGGAAGGAGCAAACCAGCTGGTGCCCACTGAACTTCGTGATATGGCTTCATGTGGTGGTTTGATGGGAAGGCCTAGGCGTTGGGCTCCAAGTTCTGGTGGCTTTGGTAGGGGACGTGGTGGACGTACTGATTTGGGCTATGGTGGCTGGGACAGTGGAAGGGGTGGTCGTGGAATTTCTACATCCTCTACCTGGCTCGAGAAAACCGGCGGAGGACGTGGAAATGATCATGAGTCTCGTGATAG GTACAATCGTGGTTTCCATGGTAGTAATGATAGGAGACGAAGTCGCAGTCGAAGTCCTGCTGGTTGGGGTGATTGTCATAAAAACACTGGTCATGATCGTAGCCGTAGTTGTAGTGCTGACAGGTATGATAAGGGTCCTCGCTTACACGAGGAGATGATTAAACGTGATCGGTCACCGCCACTGCAACAACGCATGCCCCCTAACAGTAATGGGTTTCGAGGGAGCTGA
- the LOC108453519 gene encoding DEAD-box ATP-dependent RNA helicase 14-like isoform X2 → MAATATASFAGPTFAPPDPTLPKPWKGLVDGKTGYLYFWNPITNVTQYERPTIVDSVPKSSPVRSSIQIQQYSEVRYGYNPDKENDRYGRGNNDASKPEPVSRFNQNASGGPILSHNTPNGTHGSVVGGSSAGRHGLVAEGSNLSGDAYRHQHEITVTGDEVPSPFSSFEATGFSSEILREVHSAGFSAPTPIQAQSWPIALQGRDIVAIAKTGSGKTLGYLIPGFMHLKQCRKDPRMGPTVLVLSPTRELATQILDEALKFGKSSRISCTCLYGGAPKGPQLREIERGVDIVVATPGRLNDILEMSRISLRQVSYLVLDEADRMLDMGFEPQIRKIVKEVPSCRQTLMYTATWPKEVRKIAADLLGNPVQVNIGNINELVANKSITQYVEVLSPMEKHRRLEQILRSQESGSKIIVFCSTKKMCDQLARNLSRQFGAAAIHGDKSQADRDYVLNQFRTGRSPVLVATDVAARGLDIKDIRVVINYDFPTGVEDYVHRIGRTGRAGATGLAYTFFVDQDSKHASDLIKVLEGANQLVPTELRDMASCGGLMGRPRRWAPSSGGFGRGRGGRTDLGYGGWDSGRGGRGISTSSTWLEKTGGGRGNDHESRDRYNRGFHGSNDRRRSRSRSPAGWGDCHKNTGHDRSRSCSADRYDKGPRLHEEMIKRDRSPPLQQRMPPNSNGFRGS, encoded by the exons ATGGCTGCTACTGCAACTGCTTCTTTTGCGGGCCCAACATTTGCTCCGCCAGATCCCACTCTTCCCAAACCATGGAAAGGCCTAGTTGATGGTAAAACTGGTTATCTCTACTTTTGGAATCCAATAACCAATGTCACCCAATATGAGAGGCCCACAATTGTAGATTCTGTCCCGAAGTCTTCCCCAGTGCGTTCTTCAATTCAGATTCAGCAATATTCTGAAGTGCGGTATGGGTATAATCCTGACAAGGAAAATGATCGTTATGGAAGAGGCAACAATGATGCATCAAAACCTGAGCCAGTATCAAGGTTTAACCAG AATGCAAGTGGTGGACCTATTCTTTCCCATAATACACCTAATGGGACTCACGGCTCTGTGGTTGGAGGATCTTCTGCTGGGAGACATGGATTAGTGGCTGAGGGAAGTAATTTGTCTGGTGATGCTTATCGCCATCAGCATGAGATAACTGTAACT GGAGATGAAGTGCCTTCACCCTTTTCATCATTTGAAGCTACTGGCTTTTCTTCTGAGATACTTAGAGAG GTACACAGTGCTGGGTTTTCTGCTCCGACCCCAATCCAGGCTCAGTCGTGGCCAATTGCATTGCAAGGTAGAGACATTGTGGCCATTGCTAAAACGGGTTCTGGGAAAACTTTGGGTTACCTAATTCCTGGATTTATGCATCTCAAGCAATGCCGTAAAGATCCTCGAATGGGTCCAACTGTGTTAGTATTGTCACCAACGAGGGAGTTGGCTACTCAGATACTAGATGAAGCTCTCAAGTTTGGGAAATCCTCAAGAATTAGTTGCACG TGTTTGTATGGAGGAGCACCAAAGGGTCCTCAGTTGAGAGAGATTGAGAGAGGAGTAGATATTGTGGTTGCTACTCCTGGCCGGTTAAATGATATTCTAGAGATGAGCAGAATCAGCCTTCGTCAAGTTTCTTACCTTGTGTTAGATGAGGCTGATCGCATGTTGGACATGGGTTTTGAACCTCAAATAAGGAAGATTGTGAAAGAAGTGCCTAGTTGCAGGCAGACTCTCATGTACACGGCAACATGGCCGAAGGAAGTCCGGAAAATTGCTGCAGATCTACTCGGAAATCCTGTTCAGGTCAACATTGGCAATATCAATGAGCTTGTGGCAAACAAGTCTATTACACAG TATGTTGAAGTATTATCACCAATGGAAAAACACAGAAGATTGGAACAGATACTGCGCTCCCAAGAATCCGGATCCAAAATCATAGTTTTTTGTTCAACCAAGAAGATGTGTGATCAACTCGCCCGCAACCTCAGTCGACAGTTTGGAGCTGCTGCTATTCATGGAGACAAATCTCAGGCTGACAGGGACTACGTACTGAATCAGTTTCGAACTGGGAGGTCACCAGTGCTTGTTGCTACTGATGTTGCTGCTCGGGGTTTGGACATTAAAGATATCAG GGTAGTAATAAACTATGACTTCCCCACTGGAGTTGAAGATTATGTTCATAGGATTGGAAGGACTGGAAGGGCAGGTGCAACTGGATTGGCTTATACATTCTTCGTCGATCAGGATTCGAAGCATGCTTCAGATCTCATCAAAGTTCTGGAAGGAGCAAACCAGCTGGTGCCCACTGAACTTCGTGATATGGCTTCATGTGGTGGTTTGATGGGAAGGCCTAGGCGTTGGGCTCCAAGTTCTGGTGGCTTTGGTAGGGGACGTGGTGGACGTACTGATTTGGGCTATGGTGGCTGGGACAGTGGAAGGGGTGGTCGTGGAATTTCTACATCCTCTACCTGGCTCGAGAAAACCGGCGGAGGACGTGGAAATGATCATGAGTCTCGTGATAG GTACAATCGTGGTTTCCATGGTAGTAATGATAGGAGACGAAGTCGCAGTCGAAGTCCTGCTGGTTGGGGTGATTGTCATAAAAACACTGGTCATGATCGTAGCCGTAGTTGTAGTGCTGACAGGTATGATAAGGGTCCTCGCTTACACGAGGAGATGATTAAACGTGATCGGTCACCGCCACTGCAACAACGCATGCCCCCTAACAGTAATGGGTTTCGAGGGAGCTGA
- the LOC108453519 gene encoding DEAD-box ATP-dependent RNA helicase 46-like isoform X3, which translates to MVKVQMQEIFIVAFLAMAATATASFAGPTFAPPDPTLPKPWKGLVDGKTGYLYFWNPITNVTQYERPTIVDSVPKSSPVRSSIQIQQYSEVRYGYNPDKENDRYGRGNNDASKPEPVSRFNQNASGGPILSHNTPNGTHGSVVGGSSAGRHGLVAEGSNLSGDAYRHQHEITVTGDEVPSPFSSFEATGFSSEILREVHSAGFSAPTPIQAQSWPIALQGRDIVAIAKTGSGKTLGYLIPGFMHLKQCRKDPRMGPTVLVLSPTRELATQILDEALKFGKSSRISCTCLYGGAPKGPQLREIERGVDIVVATPGRLNDILEMSRISLRQVSYLVLDEADRMLDMGFEPQIRKIVKEVPSCRQTLMYTATWPKEVRKIAADLLGNPVQVNIGNINELVANKSITQYVEVLSPMEKHRRLEQILRSQESGSKIIVFCSTKKMCDQLARNLSRQFGAAAIHGDKSQADRDYVLNQFRTGRSPVLVATDVAARGLDIKDISNKL; encoded by the exons ATGGTTAAAGTACAAATGCAAGAG ATTTTTATTGTTGCTTTTCTTGCAATGGCTGCTACTGCAACTGCTTCTTTTGCGGGCCCAACATTTGCTCCGCCAGATCCCACTCTTCCCAAACCATGGAAAGGCCTAGTTGATGGTAAAACTGGTTATCTCTACTTTTGGAATCCAATAACCAATGTCACCCAATATGAGAGGCCCACAATTGTAGATTCTGTCCCGAAGTCTTCCCCAGTGCGTTCTTCAATTCAGATTCAGCAATATTCTGAAGTGCGGTATGGGTATAATCCTGACAAGGAAAATGATCGTTATGGAAGAGGCAACAATGATGCATCAAAACCTGAGCCAGTATCAAGGTTTAACCAG AATGCAAGTGGTGGACCTATTCTTTCCCATAATACACCTAATGGGACTCACGGCTCTGTGGTTGGAGGATCTTCTGCTGGGAGACATGGATTAGTGGCTGAGGGAAGTAATTTGTCTGGTGATGCTTATCGCCATCAGCATGAGATAACTGTAACT GGAGATGAAGTGCCTTCACCCTTTTCATCATTTGAAGCTACTGGCTTTTCTTCTGAGATACTTAGAGAG GTACACAGTGCTGGGTTTTCTGCTCCGACCCCAATCCAGGCTCAGTCGTGGCCAATTGCATTGCAAGGTAGAGACATTGTGGCCATTGCTAAAACGGGTTCTGGGAAAACTTTGGGTTACCTAATTCCTGGATTTATGCATCTCAAGCAATGCCGTAAAGATCCTCGAATGGGTCCAACTGTGTTAGTATTGTCACCAACGAGGGAGTTGGCTACTCAGATACTAGATGAAGCTCTCAAGTTTGGGAAATCCTCAAGAATTAGTTGCACG TGTTTGTATGGAGGAGCACCAAAGGGTCCTCAGTTGAGAGAGATTGAGAGAGGAGTAGATATTGTGGTTGCTACTCCTGGCCGGTTAAATGATATTCTAGAGATGAGCAGAATCAGCCTTCGTCAAGTTTCTTACCTTGTGTTAGATGAGGCTGATCGCATGTTGGACATGGGTTTTGAACCTCAAATAAGGAAGATTGTGAAAGAAGTGCCTAGTTGCAGGCAGACTCTCATGTACACGGCAACATGGCCGAAGGAAGTCCGGAAAATTGCTGCAGATCTACTCGGAAATCCTGTTCAGGTCAACATTGGCAATATCAATGAGCTTGTGGCAAACAAGTCTATTACACAG TATGTTGAAGTATTATCACCAATGGAAAAACACAGAAGATTGGAACAGATACTGCGCTCCCAAGAATCCGGATCCAAAATCATAGTTTTTTGTTCAACCAAGAAGATGTGTGATCAACTCGCCCGCAACCTCAGTCGACAGTTTGGAGCTGCTGCTATTCATGGAGACAAATCTCAGGCTGACAGGGACTACGTACTGAATCAGTTTCGAACTGGGAGGTCACCAGTGCTTGTTGCTACTGATGTTGCTGCTCGGGGTTTGGACATTAAAGATATCAG TAATAAACTATGA